A single genomic interval of Chryseobacterium paludis harbors:
- a CDS encoding TfoX/Sxy family protein, which translates to MYNETLVNRIRETLIGEKNVVEKKMFQGLSFMVDDKLCIGVRDNEILCRIDPEKAELELEKNYCRPMMHGGKMMKGYIFISEEGYRHNSDFHYYVNLCLEYNKVVQKTKKK; encoded by the coding sequence ATGTACAACGAAACATTGGTAAATCGCATACGGGAAACATTGATCGGTGAAAAGAATGTTGTTGAGAAAAAGATGTTTCAAGGTTTGAGCTTTATGGTTGATGATAAATTATGTATAGGAGTCCGTGATAACGAAATCCTATGCAGAATTGATCCTGAAAAAGCAGAACTCGAATTGGAAAAAAACTATTGCCGGCCTATGATGCATGGCGGAAAGATGATGAAAGGATATATTTTCATCAGTGAAGAGGGATACCGACACAATAGCGATTTCCATTATTATGTAAACCTTTGTCTGGAGTACAATAAAGTTGTTCAGAAGACCAAAAAGAAATAG
- a CDS encoding serine hydrolase domain-containing protein, which translates to MRKFNICNLFIIALISQNISAQIKTVRGVNVSGQEMDAFIRKEVDSLQISALSIAVIKGNKVVYSKAIGTKNTKQEPIDENTIFEAASMTKPMFSYTVLQLVKEGILNLDTPLYQYFPYPDIAYDDRYKLITARMVLDHTTGFPNWRENNKLTINFTPGTKFGYSGEGYGYLALVVEHLTGKTIDQLVEKYVMKPMSIKNSYLVFNDYINKHLADGIKDNNERGRNEPYIKPHAAYSLYTESKEYAKFIIELIRESYIPNSTFQSMVGSQVEIHEEDMDPNLKINMGLGVYVQETPFGLKYSHGGSNGNCYNSLFQFYKDSKVGFVYFIAGCKQGEFAKRLDQFMMIGK; encoded by the coding sequence ATGAGAAAGTTCAATATTTGTAATCTATTCATCATCGCTCTTATCTCCCAAAATATATCTGCTCAGATAAAAACCGTGAGAGGGGTAAATGTTTCCGGCCAAGAAATGGATGCCTTTATCAGAAAAGAAGTAGATTCACTTCAGATTTCAGCATTATCAATTGCCGTAATTAAAGGTAACAAAGTAGTCTATTCAAAAGCTATAGGAACCAAAAATACCAAACAGGAACCTATTGATGAGAATACCATTTTTGAAGCTGCATCCATGACTAAACCAATGTTTTCCTATACAGTCCTCCAACTTGTTAAGGAAGGTATTCTTAATTTAGACACTCCACTTTACCAATATTTCCCTTATCCCGATATTGCTTATGATGACCGTTATAAATTAATTACAGCAAGAATGGTTCTTGATCATACTACAGGGTTTCCGAACTGGAGAGAAAATAATAAACTGACCATAAATTTTACTCCAGGCACCAAATTTGGCTACTCAGGGGAAGGATACGGATATCTTGCCCTTGTTGTAGAACACCTAACGGGTAAAACCATAGATCAACTTGTTGAAAAATATGTCATGAAACCCATGTCTATCAAAAACTCTTACCTGGTCTTCAATGATTATATAAACAAGCATTTAGCAGATGGGATAAAGGACAATAATGAAAGAGGCAGAAATGAACCTTATATAAAACCACATGCCGCTTACAGTTTATATACGGAGTCTAAAGAATACGCTAAATTCATCATTGAATTAATCAGGGAAAGCTATATTCCAAATAGTACTTTCCAGTCTATGGTTGGTTCACAGGTAGAAATTCATGAAGAGGATATGGATCCAAACTTAAAAATCAATATGGGATTGGGCGTTTATGTTCAAGAGACCCCCTTTGGCTTAAAATATTCTCACGGTGGGAGTAACGGCAATTGCTACAATTCTTTGTTTCAATTTTATAAGGATTCAAAAGTTGGATTTGTTTATTTTATTGCCGGATGTAAACAGGGGGAATTTGCTAAAAGATTGGATCAATTTATGATGATTGGAAAATAA